A stretch of DNA from Microlunatus sp. Gsoil 973:
AGCGTGCACCGGACAGCCGGGCAACGTCGATGTGTTCCCGGTTCCGGACGCTGGTGGCCTGGGCGCGCACCGCCCGGGCCGTCCACGGCCAACCCGTGACACCGATCACCGCGGCGAGGGTGAGTGACGTAGTGCCGTTGACGGCGATCGACAACAGGATCACCACGACGATCGACGGGATCGCCAGGGCGATGTTGGTGACACCCATCAGCAGGTCGTCGAGCCAGCCGCCCTGGAAGCCGGCGACCAGGCCGAACACCAACCCGATCAGCGTGGAAATGGCACCGGCCATCAGGCCGACGAACAGGCTGGTCCGGACACCATGCACCAGATTGGCGATCACGCTCTGGCCGGCGTTGTCGGTGCCGAGCCACATCGCAACGGACCCGAAGTTCGGCTTGTCGTACAGGCCGCCGATGGTGGCATGCGGATTGACCTGGATGACCAGCGGTCCGACCAGGCCGACCAGCAGGGTGAAGGCGACCAGGCAGGCAGCCACCCAGAATCTCGG
This window harbors:
- a CDS encoding ABC transporter permease, coding for MRSINLTPRFWVAACLVAFTLLVGLVGPLVIQVNPHATIGGLYDKPNFGSVAMWLGTDNAGQSVIANLVHGVRTSLFVGLMAGAISTLIGLVFGLVAGFQGGWLDDLLMGVTNIALAIPSIVVVILLSIAVNGTTSLTLAAVIGVTGWPWTARAVRAQATSVRNREHIDVARLSGARWVSILAWDVLPYLLSYVAMAFVLQMSGAILAEAALSMLGLGPSGSVSLGIMLYWALAWGSVRTGAWWAFLPPTLMLTLIAFSLLLLQASLDEVFNPRLRRGRSKRRLAVAGTPAAIPAAGVVSEPVLEGDRS